A part of Phlebotomus papatasi isolate M1 chromosome 5, Ppap_2.1, whole genome shotgun sequence genomic DNA contains:
- the LOC129808705 gene encoding protein pangolin, isoforms A/H/I/S-like — translation METEGDESGEVENLMSDDNLGSCGSVEDAKTPEDDTESLSLSSPGCLSGLSSLQSPAASLASPLTLMASPCPADQQQQQQQQQQVRCSSTRATSPRPDDPSAAVRSPIGANPRDANNPLSVNQLTKRDFAGATKYATTYAPYSTYSGAAAIAAPQFAGSNHRDATDDGAISVT, via the coding sequence ATGGAGACAGAGGGGGATGAGAGTGGTGAGGTGGAAAATCTAATGTCGGACGACAATTTGGGAAGTTGTGGGAGTGTAGAAGATGCTAAAACACCCGAAGATGACACCGAATCGCTATCACTTAGCTCACCTGGCTGCCTATCGGGACTATCGAGTTTGCAGAGTCCAGCAGCTAGTTTGGCCTCACCACTCACCCTAATGGCCAGTCCATGTCCCGCCGATCAACAGCAACAACAGCAACAGCAGCAACAGGTACGATGTAGTAGCACAAGAGCAACATCACCGCGTCCCGATGATCCGAGTGCAGCCGTCCGGAGTCCAATTGGTGCCAATCCACGTGATGCCAATAATCCATTATCTGTCAATCAATTGACAAAGAGAGATTTTGCCGGTGCCACAAAGTATGCAACCACCTATGCACCATACAGCACATACAGTGGAGCAGCCGCCATTGCTGCACCACAATTTGCCGGATCAAATCACAGGGATGCCACAGATGATGGTGCCATTTCTGTCACCTAG